A stretch of the Cucurbita pepo subsp. pepo cultivar mu-cu-16 chromosome LG16, ASM280686v2, whole genome shotgun sequence genome encodes the following:
- the LOC111777003 gene encoding replication factor C subunit 1-like: MYKFKGIDSSNSLKSSSIASCVIPETLEQGECNLIDLVHGWEKNSTFGKHMRLLEDFHVHILASRESCSWREHLQAENLTLFLKRLTEPLRKLPENEAVKMVVEFMSLYSINQEDFDTVLELSKFQGRKNLLDGVPLL, translated from the exons ATGTACAAATTCAAAGGCATCGACAGTAGCAACTCTCTCAAGAGTAGTTCTATTGCTTCTTGTGTAATACC AGAAACGCTGGAGCAG GGAGAGTGTAATTTAATAGATTTGGTGCATGGCTgggaaaaaaattcaacatttgGAAAACATATGAGGCTTTTGGAGGACTTTCATGTTCACATTCTTGCTTCTCGCGAGTCCTGTTCATGGAG GGAACACCTACAAGCTGAGAACCTTACTCTTTTTCTAAAGAGGTTGACTGAGCCACTGCGCAAGCTGCCTGAG AATGAAGCAGTTAAAATGGTTGTTGAGTTTATGAGTCTATATTCAATCAATCAGGAGGATTTTGATACTGTTCTTGAGTTGTCAAAATTTCAG GGTCGTAAGAATTTATTGGATGGCGTTCCCCTTCTGTGA